In Acidimicrobiales bacterium, the sequence GGACAGCTTGAGGGTGATCCCGGGCGAGGTCAGCTCCACGGCGCTGGTCGATCCCGAGGGCGTCACTGCCGTCTCGAGGCCGTGCTGGCCGAGACCGGCCGCCAGGCCGAGCGGAGCGGCCGTCAGAGAGCCGTTGAGGGCCCCCAGACGGGTCGTGGCGGTGCCGGCGCCCGCCTGGACGAGGTAGTTCACCAGGCCGACCGAGCCGCTGACCGCGCCCGCCGAGACCGGGACGGTGGCGTTACCGGACCGGGTGCCCTGGGCCGAGGTGTAGCTCACTCCCGGCGCGCTCTGGCCGAGGGCCGACAGGCTGCCCAGGCCGAGCGACGCCAGCAGGCTGGGGTAGGACCGGGCGCCGAGGGTCAGCGAGCCCAGGGACAGGGTGCGGTTGCCGCCCAGCGGATCGGTGACGTTCACCGCCGGCAGGGCCACGGTGATCGTGGACGCCCCCGTGTTGGCCGGCTGGGTGGCCGCCACTCCCGGGTAGAGGAAGGGCCCGGCCAGGAGCAGCGCCCCCGCCGTCAGGCACACTCCCGCCGTCCTCCGCTGGAACTTCCGTCCGCGCGCTGTCCCCATGAACTTTCGTCCTCCACTCCCAGGTTGGTCGATCCCTGTCCGCGACAGACGGTGTCGTCGCCGACCGCACCCAACCTGATACCGAAAGTGTCAAGACGCGACAAGGGCCCGTTCGGACCAATCCCGAACGGGCCCTTTCGGACTAGTCAGTCTGGTCTGCTACGTCGCGGTAACCATGATTTGGTCCGTGGTGGCCTCGCCGGCGCCGGTGGCGGGATCGATGACGGTGTTGCCGTCGGTCCCGTTCTGCGCCTTCACGCTCAACGACGACCCGGCGGAGAAGCCGGTGGTGGTGATCGTCACGTACTGGGAGGTGGCCGTGGTGACGGCCGCCCCCGCGGCGTCCGAGCAGGCCGCGCCCGTCACCGACACCGGCAGCGACGAGGTCACGCTCCAGTCACCCGAGTCGACGGTCGAGCAGTCGATGGCCGAGCTGTACTTGACGATGACCTGCTTGGTCGACGAGCTGGCCGTGGACCCGGCCTGCTGCATGGCCGGCGCCGCGCCGGCGGCGGTGGCCGCTGCGGAGATCACCTGGTCCCCGGCCGTCTGGCAGCTGGACGTCCCGCCGGCCGCGCACACCGTGTTGCTGTCCGACCCGGTGGCCGACTTGACGAGGGCAAAGTCCCCGGACGGCACCGCGTTGGCCAGCTCGACGTACACGGTCGTGCCGCTGCCCGAGGCGCCCGCCACGGAGTCGGCCGTCTGGGTCCCGGTCCCGTTGTTGGTCGTCCCGTAGGTGACGGTGAAGTCACCCTTGTCGAGGGTCGCGGCGTTGACGTTCTGGTTGTAGGTCACGGTGACCGTTTGACCCTGGGCCGTGGCGCTCTTGAACGCCGGCGCCCCACTGGACGTCGGAGCGGGGGCGGGGGCTATGCCCTGGCTCCCCGCCGTCTGGCCCCCGCCGGTGCTGCTGGCGGTGCTGTTGGTGTTGGCGGCGGCCCCGGTGCCCTCCTGGGTGCCCGCCGCCGACGGCGTCACCGGCGCCACCGCGTAGCAGTAGAGCGGAGCGGTGCCCGACGACGGGGCCGTGGTCGGGTCGTTGAACGTGTAGCTGTGGCCGCCTGCGGCCGAGCCGATGGTGAGGTCGGCCACGCCGCCGATCTTGGTCCACGACGTGCTGGTGGACGGCGCGGTCTGCGGTGAGGCCTGGCTCCCCATCGGCGCCGGCAGGGTGGGACACGTCGACGGTGCTCCGGTGAGGCCGCCGTTCGAGGACAGGGCCCGGTAGACGTTGTAACCGGTGACCTCGGGGCTCGGGGAGTCGATGAAGGCCAGGCTGACCCCGCCGGCGGCGGCGTTCTGCGTGGCGGTCACCGAACCGGGGGGCCCGGGGGCGATGTCGTTGAGGCAGAAGGTGCTCGTGGCTCCCGGCTGGTAGTTGCCCCCGACCTTGTCCCCGGCCGACAGCGCACCCTGGAACGCGGCCATCGTCGTCGCCGTGCACGACGCCACGAGGCCGTTGGAGGAGAACAGCTGGTAGGTGTCACCAGCGCTGAAGGTGTAGGTGCCGACGGAGGTGGTGAACGACTTCGCCGTGAACGACGTCACGCTGTCGGTCGGCGCCGTCGATCCCGCCCCGCCGCCGAAGGATCCGGCGGTGGCGGGGACCACGAAGGTCGTCGGGCCGCCGGCGCCGAACGGCACCGTCGGGCCGTTGCCCGCCCCCAGGCTCAGCTGGTCGTTGGAGGTCTTCTGGAACACCACCGGGACCACGCACTCACCCGGCGTGCCGTCGTTGGCCACGGTGAAGGACAGGGCGCCGCCGGACGGGTTGACGCCGTTGACCACGGTGGCGGGTGACGACTGCGCCGCCCCGTTCACCACGGTGATCGTCTCGTGGCTGACCGTGCCGGGCACGGCGGCGTTGCCCGACCCGCCGGGGTTGGTGCCGGCGAAGTCGTAGCTCCCGTTGGGGCTCTGCACGTTGGCGCAGTTGAACAGCACGATGTCGACGGCCTGGGTGCCCAGGTTGGCCACCTGGAACACGGCGTTGCCGTGGGTCGCCGCCGACGTGTTGACGGTCTGGGCCGCGGCGGGAGTCACCGTGTAGGTGGCGTTCGACGTCACGTTCTGCGCCGCCGCCTGGGCCTGCTGTGACGCGTTGTTGTCGACGGCCGAGGTGCCCCCGGCGATGTTCAGCGTCGTCAGGGTCCCCGACAGCGCCTTGATGGCGTTGGTGGTGGGGGTGCCGATGGAGTCGGTGGTCGCGGTCAGGTAGATGTCCTGGGGGTCACCGCCCCAAGGCCCGGCCGACAGCGCGTCGGCGAAGGACTGCCCCGACGCCAGGATCAGCGAGCTGGTCCCGAAGCTGTAGGTGGACTGCGCGTAGGTCGCCAGCTGAGCGGCGGTGTCGGTGCGGTCGGCGCCGGCGAACTGCTTGTCGACCTTGATGCCCAGGGCGGCCAGGGCCGTGTTGATGCCCGGGTTGATGGCGGCCGAGCCGCCCATGATCAGGACGTTCTGGATCTTGTCGCTGGTCAGGGTGCTCTGGGCCTGCGGGGACAGCGACGACCGGCTGCCGTCGGTGAGCACGATCGGGAACTTCTGCTTCCAGGCCAGCGGGCCCCCGGCCAGGGCATCGGGGAAGTTCTGCCCCGTCGCCAGGATGGCGGTCGGGTTGCCGCTCGCGCCCTTGCCCGGCGTCTGGCCCGACTGGGTGTCGACCATCTGGGCCGTGTCGTACCGGGTGGCGCCGCCGATGCGGCTCACCAGGTAGCCCTTGCTCTGCAGGTCCGACGACACGTCGGAACCGACGGCGGAGGTCCCGCCGAGGATGGTCACCTGGCGGATCGGCCCGGGCAGCAGCTTGCCCAGCGCCGTCGTCACCGTGGAGTACGCCGGGTCGGAGGCGGTCTGGGGCGTGAGCAGGATCGGCGCCCCGAGCTGGCCGGCGAGATAGTTGCCCGCCAGGGCGTCCGGGAAGTTGAGGCCCGTGGCCAGCACCACATTGTTGCCCGGAACCCCGGTCGGGTACTTGGCCTCGGCGATCATCGCCGAGGTCTGGTAGCGGTCGCTCCCCGCCACCCGGTTGACCGTGACGCTGGCGGTGGCGTGGGCGCCGAGGCCCACCGCCGACGCCACGCCGGCCATGGTCATGCCCGCCACCGCGGCAGCGACGATCCGCGCCGGCCTGCCCGACAGATGACTCATCGAACCTCCTCGAGGGGATGCGTGCGCCACACTGGCTGGACGCGCGCCATGAAGAGAGACCCCTCCGGCCACCCCGCGTCACAAATCGGACAAACCTCACCAAGCGTGCGCGCCCTCGCGCGATGAGGAACCCCGCCCCGTGGGAGTACGCCGTGGCCCTGGTGGCCTGCGGGGCCCTGACCATGGTGCTCACGCCCCTGGCGCTGGAGTTTGCCCTGCGGCGGGGGATCCTCGACTGGCCCGG encodes:
- a CDS encoding cell wall-binding repeat-containing protein, yielding MSHLSGRPARIVAAAVAGMTMAGVASAVGLGAHATASVTVNRVAGSDRYQTSAMIAEAKYPTGVPGNNVVLATGLNFPDALAGNYLAGQLGAPILLTPQTASDPAYSTVTTALGKLLPGPIRQVTILGGTSAVGSDVSSDLQSKGYLVSRIGGATRYDTAQMVDTQSGQTPGKGASGNPTAILATGQNFPDALAGGPLAWKQKFPIVLTDGSRSSLSPQAQSTLTSDKIQNVLIMGGSAAINPGINTALAALGIKVDKQFAGADRTDTAAQLATYAQSTYSFGTSSLILASGQSFADALSAGPWGGDPQDIYLTATTDSIGTPTTNAIKALSGTLTTLNIAGGTSAVDNNASQQAQAAAQNVTSNATYTVTPAAAQTVNTSAATHGNAVFQVANLGTQAVDIVLFNCANVQSPNGSYDFAGTNPGGSGNAAVPGTVSHETITVVNGAAQSSPATVVNGVNPSGGALSFTVANDGTPGECVVPVVFQKTSNDQLSLGAGNGPTVPFGAGGPTTFVVPATAGSFGGGAGSTAPTDSVTSFTAKSFTTSVGTYTFSAGDTYQLFSSNGLVASCTATTMAAFQGALSAGDKVGGNYQPGATSTFCLNDIAPGPPGSVTATQNAAAGGVSLAFIDSPSPEVTGYNVYRALSSNGGLTGAPSTCPTLPAPMGSQASPQTAPSTSTSWTKIGGVADLTIGSAAGGHSYTFNDPTTAPSSGTAPLYCYAVAPVTPSAAGTQEGTGAAANTNSTASSTGGGQTAGSQGIAPAPAPTSSGAPAFKSATAQGQTVTVTYNQNVNAATLDKGDFTVTYGTTNNGTGTQTADSVAGASGSGTTVYVELANAVPSGDFALVKSATGSDSNTVCAAGGTSSCQTAGDQVISAAATAAGAAPAMQQAGSTASSSTKQVIVKYSSAIDCSTVDSGDWSVTSSLPVSVTGAACSDAAGAAVTTATSQYVTITTTGFSAGSSLSVKAQNGTDGNTVIDPATGAGEATTDQIMVTAT